In Sphingobacterium sp. SYP-B4668, the sequence ATTGTGGACCAAGGTTTCACAAAATGGACGGGATGCCTGGGGGGAATTTTTTACATATGATATGACCAATGTCCGATTACGGGAGCTTTCAGTTAGCTATAGATTTAACCTTAAGAACACGGAAGTCATCAAGAATGCTCAAGTATCTGTGACCGGACGGAATCTATTCTTTTTCTACAGGGGAAAATCTGTATTGGATATCCCTGGAATAGGTAAGACCAAGAATCCAATAGATCCAGAAGCGGCATTAGGTGCGGGCAATTATCAAGGGATAGAGGTTGGGTTGCCGCCTTCTGTCCGTACATTCGGTTTGAATCTAAAGCTTACCTTTTAATTACGATACATAAGATGCTCATGATACCTACTAAAGTAGGTCGGACTTAATTTTCAATAATAGAAAAAAATACTCCAATGAAAAGAAACATGATATATGGTACATTGTTAGGACTGAGTTTGATGTCCTGTACCAAAGACTTTGAAGAAATAAATAAGGACCCCAATAACCTAACGGTCATCACCCCGCGCGAACTACCTTTTATGTTTGCCAAGGCACAATCTTCTTCGGCTATGAACAGGTCGTTCTACCAAACGGTGCAAAATCTAGGGGCGGATTTATATGCGCAGTATTTCGCCCTGACGACCAACTCTTTTACCACGGATCGCTATTTATTGACACCGGATTGGCAAAGGCGTTTTTGGACAGTCGTCTATGTCGATACAGCGCCGCAATTGAAAAGCATATTGGAAAATACGGAGGCCAATTCAGGGGAAGCAGCATTGGCTAATATTATGTGGGTCTATGCTTTTCATCGACTGACCGATCACTTTGGCCCGGTGCCATACTTTGATGCGGCAGAGGCAAAAGATGTAATTGCATATGATCCAATGGACAAGATTTACGATGATTTTTTTGTCCGGTTGACTACTGCTGTGGAACATTTAAAGGCATTGCCTGCTGGGACGGCAGTCTTTGAGGGCTATGATTTGGTCTACGATGGAAATAAAGATAACTGGATTAAGTTTGCGAATGCTATGCGACTTCGACTGGCCTTACGGATTTCAAAAATAAACCCCAATAAGGCAAAGGCCGAGGCCGAGGCTGCTGTAGCCGCAGGTGTGATGACCAATAATATACAGAATGCCTCAATGTTGAAAGCCCTACCTGGTAATGATACAAACGGATTGTCACAGGTCGCCGTGTGGAATGAGTTCTCAATGAGTTCAACGATTGCTTCTTATTTGAAAGGATATGAAGACCCTCGATTGGGTATATATTTTCAACCAAGTAAAAATGGAAATCAATTTAATAGTGTGCGTAATGGTTCGACGTCTGTTGACTTGGGGAATGTGAGAAAT encodes:
- a CDS encoding SusD/RagB family nutrient-binding outer membrane lipoprotein, producing the protein MKRNMIYGTLLGLSLMSCTKDFEEINKDPNNLTVITPRELPFMFAKAQSSSAMNRSFYQTVQNLGADLYAQYFALTTNSFTTDRYLLTPDWQRRFWTVVYVDTAPQLKSILENTEANSGEAALANIMWVYAFHRLTDHFGPVPYFDAAEAKDVIAYDPMDKIYDDFFVRLTTAVEHLKALPAGTAVFEGYDLVYDGNKDNWIKFANAMRLRLALRISKINPNKAKAEAEAAVAAGVMTNNIQNASMLKALPGNDTNGLSQVAVWNEFSMSSTIASYLKGYEDPRLGIYFQPSKNGNQFNSVRNGSTSVDLGNVRNQSGSNSNVGTYWVRYSGGTIEGNLTAKFHVMCAAESFFLRAEGALNGWNMGGTAQELYEQGIRTSMEQWGAGDAGTISSYLSSTKLPMAPGDYHNSPAVANTAIKWGGSVAEQREQIGVQKWLAIFPNGMEAWAEYRRTGYPKMYTVIQSDNSDLQAGSFINRLPYPLTEATDNLAELNKGRALLGGADNAATRLWWDVD